From a single Candoia aspera isolate rCanAsp1 chromosome 2, rCanAsp1.hap2, whole genome shotgun sequence genomic region:
- the LOC134492174 gene encoding zinc finger protein 850-like isoform X5, with product MHQRTHTGEKPYECLDCGKRFSRNSHLVIHQRTHTGVKPYECPDCGKSFSLNSSLVIHQRTHTGEKPYECPDCGKSFSRNSHLVRHQRTHTGEKPYECPDCGKRFSRNSHLVMHQRTHTGEKPYECPDCGKCFSRNSQLVMHQRTHTGEKPYECLNCGKSFSRNSQLVIHQSTHTGEKPYECLDCGKRFSRNSHLVKHQRTHTGEKPYECPDCGKSFSRNSHLVIHQRTHTGEKPYECLDCGKSFSQRSSLPKHQRTHTGEKPYECLNCGKSFSRNSNLVIHQRTHTGEKPYNCPDCGKSFSQNSHLVSHQRTHTGEKPYECPDCGKCFSLNSNLVIHQRTHTGGKPYECPDCGKCFSRNSNLVIHQRTHTGEKPYECPDCGKSFSQNSQLVMHQRTHTGEKPYECLDCGKSFSQNSTLLIHQTTHTGVKPYECLDCGKSFSQNSSLVKHQRTHTREKPYECPDCGKCFSLNSSLVLHRRTHTGEKPYECPDCGKCFSWNSNLVIHQRTHTGEKPYECPDCGKSFSRNSHLVIHQRTHTGEKPYECPDCGKSFVCNSHLVMHQKSHTGEKPYECRDCGKSFNINSSLVKHQRSHTREKPYNCSDCGKIFSRNSNLVIHQRTHTGEKPYDCPDCGKSFSQNSHLVNHQRTHTGKKPYDCPDCGKSFIRNSNMIRHQRTHTGDKPYECPDCGKCFSRNTHLVIHQRTHTGEKPYECPDCEKSFSQNSQLVMHRRTHTGEKPYECLYCGKSFSWNSTLLIHQRTHTGMKPYECPDCGKSFSQNSQLVMHQRTHTGEKPYKCLDCGKSCSKNSQLVMHQRTHTGEKPYKCLDCGKSFSQNSQLVMHRRTHTGEKPYECPDCGKSFIRNSNMVRHQRTHTGDKPYECPDCGKSFSRNSQLVMHQRTHTGMKPYECPDCGKGFSVRSSLINHVGLHIGEKPFKCPDCGRCFTNNSSLSRHKKKHVREKLKSVEMI from the exons atgcatcagaggactcacacaggagagaaaccgtatgagtgtttggattgtgggaagcgtttcagtcggaattcccacctggtgatacaccagagaactcacacaggagtgaaaccgtatgagtgtccggattgtgggaaaagcttcagtctgaattccagcctggtgatacaccagagaactcacacaggagagaaaccatatgagtgtccggattgtgggaaaagtttcagtcggaattcccaccttgtgagacaccagaggactcacacaggagagaaaccgtatgagtgtccggattgtgggaagcgtttcagtcggaattcccacctggtgatgcaccagaggactcacacaggagagaaaccgtatgagtgtccggattgtgggaaatgtttcagtcggaattcccagctggtgatgcaccagaggactcacacaggagagaaaccgtatgagtgtctgaattgtgggaaaagtttcagtcggaattcccagctggtgatacaccagagtactcacacaggagagaaaccgtatgagtgtctagattgtgggaaaagattcagtcggaattcccacctggtgaaacaccagaggactcacacaggagagaaaccgtatgagtgtccggattgtggtaaaagtttcagtcggaattcccacctggtgatacatcagaggactcacacaggagagaaaccgtatgagtgtctggattgtgggaaaagtttcagtcagagaTCCAGTCTA CCGAAGCATCAaaga actcacacgggagagaaaccatatgagtgtctgaattgtgggaaaagtttcagtcggaattccaacctggtgattcaccagaggactcacacaggagagaaaccatataactgtccggattgtgggaaaagtttcagtcagaattcccacctggtgagtcaccagaggactcacacaggagagaaaccatatgagtgtccggattgtgggaaatgtttcagtctGAATTCCAACCTAGTgattcaccagaggactcacacaggagggaaaccatatgagtgtccggattgtgggaaatgtttcagtcggaattccaacctggtgattcaccagaggactcacacaggagagaaaccatatgagtgtccggattgtgggaaaagtttcagtcaaaattcccagctggtgatgcaccagaggactcacacgggagagaaaccatatgagtgtctggattgtgggaaaagtttcagtcagaattcgaCCCTGTTGATTCACCAGACGACTCACACAGGAGTGAAACcttatgagtgtctggattgtgggaaaagtttcagtcagaattccagcctggtgaaacaccagaggactcacacaagagagaaaccgtatgagtgtccggattgtgggaaatgtttcagtctgaattccagcctggtgttgcaccggaggactcacacaggagagaaaccatatgagtgtccggattgtgggaaatgttttaGTTGGAATTCTAACCTGGTgattcaccagaggactcacacaggagagaaaccatatgagtgtccagattgtgggaaaagtttcagtcggaattcccacctggtcaTACATCAGAGGacacacacaggagagaaaccatatgagtgtccggattgtgggaaaagtttcgtttgtaattcccacctggtgatgcaccagaagagtcacacaggagagaaaccatatgagtgtcgggattgtgggaaaagtttcaatatcaattccagcctggtgaaacaccagaggtcTCACACAAGAGAGAAACCGTATAACTGTTCGGATTGTGGGAAAattttcagtcggaattccaacctggtgattcaccagaggactcacacaggagagaaaccatatgactgtccggattgtgggaaaagtttcagtcagaattcccacctggtgaatcaccagaggactcacacaggaaagAAACCATATGattgtccggattgtgggaaaagtttcattcggaaTTCCAACATGAtaagacaccagaggactcacacaggagacaaACCATacgagtgtccggattgtgggaaatgtttcagtcgGAATACCCACCTGGTGatacatcagaggactcacacaggagagaaaccgtatgagtgtccggattgtgagaaaagtttcagtcaaaattcccagctggtgatgcaccggaggactcacacaggagagaaaccatatgagtgtctgtattgtgggaaaagtttcagttggaattccACCCTGTTgattcaccagaggactcacacaggaatgaaaccgtatgagtgtccggattgtgggaaaagtttcagtcagaattcgcAGCTagtgatgcaccagaggactcacacaggagagaaaccgtataagtgtctggattgtgggaaaagctgcagcaagaattcccagctggtgatgcaccagaggactcacacaggagagaaaccgtataagtgtctggattgtgggaaaagcttcagccagaattcccagctggtgatgcaccggaggactcacacaggagagaaaccttatgagtgtccggattgtgggaaaagtttcattcggaaTTCCAACATGGtaagacaccagaggactcacacaggagacaaaccatatgagtgtccagattgtgggaaaagtttcagtcggaattcccagctggtgatgcaccagaggactcacacaggaatgaaaccatatgagtgtccggattgtgggaaaggtttcagtgTTAGGTCCAGCCTCataaatcatgtaggtttacacataggagagaaaccattcaaatgcccagactgtggacggTGCTTCACAAACAATTCCTCCCTTAGCAGACACAAGAAAAAGCACGTGAGGGAGAAGTTGAAGAGTGTAGAGATGATTTGA
- the LOC134492174 gene encoding zinc finger protein 850-like isoform X4 — protein MEYVELKGTLPEKVKGENFQIQKERERCGRSRDCRSRLIIQERIHTREKPYKCSRCGKSFTCKSSLVIHRRTHSGEKLKQCSQCGKSFTRHASLVYHRRTHSGKKPHECLDCGKSFVWNSHLVMHQKTHTGEKPYECLNCGKSFSRNSNLVIHQRTHTGEKPYNCPDCGKSFSQNSHLVSHQRTHTGEKPYECPDCGKCFSLNSNLVIHQRTHTGGKPYECPDCGKCFSRNSNLVIHQRTHTGEKPYECPDCGKSFSQNSQLVMHQRTHTGEKPYECLDCGKSFSQNSTLLIHQTTHTGVKPYECLDCGKSFSQNSSLVKHQRTHTREKPYECPDCGKCFSLNSSLVLHRRTHTGEKPYECPDCGKCFSWNSNLVIHQRTHTGEKPYECPDCGKSFSRNSHLVIHQRTHTGEKPYECPDCGKSFVCNSHLVMHQKSHTGEKPYECRDCGKSFNINSSLVKHQRSHTREKPYNCSDCGKIFSRNSNLVIHQRTHTGEKPYDCPDCGKSFSQNSHLVNHQRTHTGKKPYDCPDCGKSFIRNSNMIRHQRTHTGDKPYECPDCGKCFSRNTHLVIHQRTHTGEKPYECPDCEKSFSQNSQLVMHRRTHTGEKPYECLYCGKSFSWNSTLLIHQRTHTGMKPYECPDCGKSFSQNSQLVMHQRTHTGEKPYKCLDCGKSCSKNSQLVMHQRTHTGEKPYKCLDCGKSFSQNSQLVMHRRTHTGEKPYECPDCGKSFIRNSNMVRHQRTHTGDKPYECPDCGKSFNCRSRLIIQERIHTREKPYKCSKCGKSFTCKTSLVIHRRTHTGEKLKQCSKCGKSFSRHASLVHHRRTHTGDKPYECLDCGKSFSWNSNLVIHQRTHTGEKPYECPDCGKSFSVKSSLLVHQTTHTGEKPYECPDCGKSFSRNSHLVRHQRTHTGEKPHECLDCGKSFSRNSHLVRHQRTHTGEKPHECLDCGKSFSRNSQLVRHQRTHTGEKPYECPDCGKRFNQNSNLVIHHRTHTREKPSECPDCGKRFSQNSQLVMHQRTHTGEKPYECPDCGKSFSVKSSLLVHQTTHTGEKPYECPDCGKSFSRNSHLVRHQRTHTGEKPHECLDCGKSFSRNSQLVRHQRTHTGEKPYECPDCGKRFNQNCNLVIHHRTHTREKPSECPDCGKRFSQNSQLVMHQRTHTGEKPYECLDCGKRFSQNSHLVIHQRTHTGEKPYECLYCGKSFSQNSQLVIHQRTHTGMKPYECPDCGKSFSQNSQLVMHQRTHTGEKPYKCLDCGKSCSKNSQLVMHQRTHTGEKPYKCLDCGKSFSQNSQLVMHQRTHTGEKPYECPDCGKGFIRNSNMVSHQRTHTGDKPYECPDCGKSFSRNSQLVVHQRTHTGMKPYECPDCGKGFSVRSSLINHVGLHIGEKPFKCPDCGRCFTNNSSLSRHKKKHVREKLKSVEMI, from the exons ATGGAGTATGTTGAACTCAAGGGAACCTTACCTGAAAAGGTCAAGGGGGagaatttccaaattcagaaagagagagaacgaTGTGGGAGAAGCAGAGATTGTAGATCCCGGCTGATTATTCAGGAGAGGATCCACACCagagaaaagccatacaaatgctccagatgtggcaaaagctttacttgcaagaGCTCCCTGGTGATTCATCGAAGGACCCACAGTGGAGagaagctaaagcagtgctctCAGTGTGGCAAAAGCTTTACCAGACACGCCAGTCTGGTATATCACAGGAGGACTCATTCCGGAAAGAAGCcgcatgagtgtctggattgtgggaaaagtttcgtttggaattcccacctggtgatgcaccagaagactcacacgggagagaaaccatatgagtgtctgaattgtgggaaaagtttcagtcggaattccaacctggtgattcaccagaggactcacacaggagagaaaccatataactgtccggattgtgggaaaagtttcagtcagaattcccacctggtgagtcaccagaggactcacacaggagagaaaccatatgagtgtccggattgtgggaaatgtttcagtctGAATTCCAACCTAGTgattcaccagaggactcacacaggagggaaaccatatgagtgtccggattgtgggaaatgtttcagtcggaattccaacctggtgattcaccagaggactcacacaggagagaaaccatatgagtgtccggattgtgggaaaagtttcagtcaaaattcccagctggtgatgcaccagaggactcacacgggagagaaaccatatgagtgtctggattgtgggaaaagtttcagtcagaattcgaCCCTGTTGATTCACCAGACGACTCACACAGGAGTGAAACcttatgagtgtctggattgtgggaaaagtttcagtcagaattccagcctggtgaaacaccagaggactcacacaagagagaaaccgtatgagtgtccggattgtgggaaatgtttcagtctgaattccagcctggtgttgcaccggaggactcacacaggagagaaaccatatgagtgtccggattgtgggaaatgttttaGTTGGAATTCTAACCTGGTgattcaccagaggactcacacaggagagaaaccatatgagtgtccagattgtgggaaaagtttcagtcggaattcccacctggtcaTACATCAGAGGacacacacaggagagaaaccatatgagtgtccggattgtgggaaaagtttcgtttgtaattcccacctggtgatgcaccagaagagtcacacaggagagaaaccatatgagtgtcgggattgtgggaaaagtttcaatatcaattccagcctggtgaaacaccagaggtcTCACACAAGAGAGAAACCGTATAACTGTTCGGATTGTGGGAAAattttcagtcggaattccaacctggtgattcaccagaggactcacacaggagagaaaccatatgactgtccggattgtgggaaaagtttcagtcagaattcccacctggtgaatcaccagaggactcacacaggaaagAAACCATATGattgtccggattgtgggaaaagtttcattcggaaTTCCAACATGAtaagacaccagaggactcacacaggagacaaACCATacgagtgtccggattgtgggaaatgtttcagtcgGAATACCCACCTGGTGatacatcagaggactcacacaggagagaaaccgtatgagtgtccggattgtgagaaaagtttcagtcaaaattcccagctggtgatgcaccggaggactcacacaggagagaaaccatatgagtgtctgtattgtgggaaaagtttcagttggaattccACCCTGTTgattcaccagaggactcacacaggaatgaaaccgtatgagtgtccggattgtgggaaaagtttcagtcagaattcgcAGCTagtgatgcaccagaggactcacacaggagagaaaccgtataagtgtctggattgtgggaaaagctgcagcaagaattcccagctggtgatgcaccagaggactcacacaggagagaaaccgtataagtgtctggattgtgggaaaagcttcagccagaattcccagctggtgatgcaccggaggactcacacaggagagaaaccttatgagtgtccggattgtgggaaaagtttcattcggaaTTCCAACATGGtaagacaccagaggactcacacaggagacaaaccatatgagtgtccagattgtgggaaaagtttca ATTGTAGATCACGGCTGATTATTCAGGAGAGAATCCACACCagagaaaagccatacaaatgctccaaatgtggcaaaagctttacttgcaagaCCTCCCTGGTGATTCATCGAAGGACCCACACTGGAGagaagctaaagcagtgctccaaatgtggcaaaagctttagcaGGCACGCCAGCCTGGTGCATCAcaggaggactcacacaggagataaaccgtatgagtgtctggattgtgggaaaagtttcagttggaattccaacctggtgattcaccagaggactcacacaggagagaaaccatatgagtgcccggattgtgggaaaagtttcagtgtcaAATCCAGCCTGCTGGTACACCAGACGACTCATactggagagaaaccgtatgagtgtccggattgtgggaaaagtttcagtcggaattcccacctggtgagacaccagaggactcacacaggagagaaaccgcatgagtgtctggattgtgggaaaagtttcagtcggaattcccacctggtgagacaccagaggactcacacaggagagaaaccgcatgagtgtctggattgtgggaaaagtttcagtcggaattcccagctggtgagacaccagaggactcacacaggagagaaaccatatgagtgtccggattgtgggaagcgtttcaaTCAGAATTCCAACCTAGTGATACACCATAGGACTCACACAAGAGAGAAACCAtctgagtgtccggattgtgggaagcgtttcagtcagaattcacagctggtgatgcaccagaggactcacacaggagaaaaaccatatgagtgcccggattgtgggaaaagtttcagtgtcaAATCCAGCCTGCTGGTACACCAGACGACTCATactggagagaaaccgtatgagtgtccggattgtgggaaaagtttcagtcggaattcccacctggtgcgacaccagaggactcacacaggagagaaaccgcatgagtgtctggattgtgggaaaagtttcagtcggaattcccagctggtgagacaccagaggactcacacaggagagaaaccatatgagtgtccggattgtgggaagcgtttcaaTCAGAATTGCAACCTAGTGATACACCATAGGACTCACACAAGAGAGAAACCATccgagtgtccggattgtgggaagcgtttcagtcagaattcacagctggttatgcaccagaggactcacacaggagagaaaccatatgagtgcctggattgtgggaaacgtttcagtcagaattcccacctggtgatacaccagaggactcacacaggagagaaaccatatgagtgtctgtattgtgggaaaagtttcagtcaaaattcccagctggtgattcaccagaggactcacacaggaatgaaaccgtatgagtgtccggattgtgggaaaagtttcagtcagaattcgcAGCTagtgatgcaccagaggactcacacaggagagaaaccgtataagtgtctggattgtgggaaaagctgcagcaagaattcccagctggtgatgcaccagaggactcacacaggagagaaaccgtataagtgtctggattgtgggaaaagcttcagccagaattcccagctggtgatgcaccagaggactcacacaggagagaaaccttatgagtgtccagattgtgggaaaggtttcatTCGGAATTCCAACATGGTAagccaccagaggactcacacaggagacaaaccatatgagtgtccagattgtgggaaaagtttcagtcggaattcccagctggtggtgcaccagaggactcacacaggaatgaaaccatatgagtgtccggattgtgggaaaggtttcagtgTTAGGTCCagccttataaatcatgtaggattacacataggagagaaaccattcaaatgcccagactgtggacggTGCTTCACAAACAATTCCTCCCTCAGCAGACACAAGAAAAAGCACGTGAGGGAGAAGTTGAAGAGTGTAGAGATGATTTGA